From the Desulfobotulus mexicanus genome, the window TGGACAGGGGAGCTGTGGATCTTCTTTTCACGCCCCTTAAGTCCTGGGAAATCCACGCTTTGCTGCGGAGGCATTTTCTGCGGGTAAAAAATGAGCAGGAGCTTTTACGGATGGAGCGCTTTTTCCACAATTCGCCCTGCTATATCACCATTCAGGGTAAGGAGTGCAACATCCGGGCGGTTAACCGTCGTTTTCAGAAGGATTTTGGTGTGAAGGCCGGGCTCCCCTGTTACATGGTGTACAGGGATGATCCCCAGGTCCGTTCGGCACCCTGCCCCAGCTGCCCATTGAAAAAAACCATACAGGACGGCAACCCCCATCAGTCGGAGATGCTTATGATCAACCGAAAGGGGGAAGAGGTTCAGCTCCTTGTGTGGACAGCCCCTGTGTATGATGAGAGTGGCAGTTTTAATGAAGTTATGATGGTGAGTACGGATATCACCAATTTTTACAGGGAAAGGGAGCATCTTTCCCATCTGGGGCTGATGATCAGTACTCTTTCCCATAGTATTAAAGGGCTTCTGACGGGCATGGATGGTGGAATTTATCTCATGAGTTCCGGATTCCGCAAGAACAGTACGGAAGATATGGAAGAGGGCTTTGAAGCGGTCAAACATATTACAGATCGTCTGCGGAGTCTGGTGCTGGATATACTCCTGTATGCCAAGGACAGGCCCATGGACTGGGAGCGTATGGATGCCATGAGTTTTCTGGAGGATGTCTTTCAGACCATGGCCCCAAGAATCAGGATACAGGGAATATCCTTTGTTTCTTATTTTGATTCTGGCCTTGATTTTTTTGATGTGGATGCGGGAATATTCAGGACTGCCCTGATCAATCTTTTGGAAAACGCCCTGGATGCCTGTATGG encodes:
- a CDS encoding two-component system sensor histidine kinase NtrB — protein: MALSIMWIPRDKEHLPLLSSFLKDKDVNLHVYPPGSAEPFTWDADIVIWQMPSDPVLAKALQDRVRSLSDHCNIVILGEPKQEEAMLRCMDRGAVDLLFTPLKSWEIHALLRRHFLRVKNEQELLRMERFFHNSPCYITIQGKECNIRAVNRRFQKDFGVKAGLPCYMVYRDDPQVRSAPCPSCPLKKTIQDGNPHQSEMLMINRKGEEVQLLVWTAPVYDESGSFNEVMMVSTDITNFYREREHLSHLGLMISTLSHSIKGLLTGMDGGIYLMSSGFRKNSTEDMEEGFEAVKHITDRLRSLVLDILLYAKDRPMDWERMDAMSFLEDVFQTMAPRIRIQGISFVSYFDSGLDFFDVDAGIFRTALINLLENALDACMADATKESHRIEMHGQESDDGSEILIEIRDTGIGMDEETRRRMFTIFFSSKGRSGTGLGLFITSRVIHQHGGEIRVTSSPGEGTVFTLRIPKARLEIVEKSEERTQGSVLGS